In Deinococcus maricopensis DSM 21211, the sequence GCGTGGGAGGTGCGCGCGTCGAGCGCATGGACGCTCGCGCGGTACGCGGAGCGCCGCGCAGTGGAGGCGCTCACGCGGGACCCGCACGAGGCGGTGCGCGCGGCGGCGCAGCTGGAGCTGGAATCGTGGGGCAGCGTGCCATCCTGACGGCGTGTGAAGGTGCCGCTCAGGTGGCAGCCATACGGGCGTGCTGTGCTGAGCGCATGAACCTGACGGAACGATTCATGCAGGCCCTGCAGAGCACCGAGCAGCAGCGCGACCCGGCCCCCCTGGTGGAGCTGTACACCGAGGACGGCACGAGCGAGAACCTCACGCGCGAGACGCACCGCGGCCACGACGGCGCGCAGCAGTTCTGGACGGCGTACCTGGGGAACTTCCAGGACATCCGCAGTGAATTCACGCATCACGCGGACGGGGAGCGACTCGGCGTGATGGAGTGGGTGTCGCGCGGCACCCTGAAGGATGGTCGGCCCATCGAGTACCGCGGCGTGAGCATCATCGAGAAGGACGGGGAGCGCGTCGCGGCGTTCCGGACGTACTACGACAGTGCCGCGTTCGTAGCGCCCGCCGCGGACACGAACGGCGCCTGACGTGCCCGGTTCGCTCACCTGACTCGGGTAACGTGAGGGCATGGTCGTTCGTCCTGTCATGGTCCTGTTGTCGGCGGCGCTCGCGGTGTTCTCCGTGAGCGCCGCGCCGTCGCCTTCTCGCGCGCCGATCCTGAAGCCGAGCGTGGTGCGCACGTACCCGCATGACCCGCGCGCGTTCACGGAGGGCCTGGTGCTGGACGGGAGCACGCTGCTGGAGGGCACGGGCCTGAACGGGCAGTCGGAGGTGCGGCGCGTAGCGCTGGAAACGGGCGCGGTGCTGGCGCGCGCTGCGGTGCCGCGCGAGGTGTTCGGCGAGGGCGTCACGGTCCTGAACGGGCGCGTGTATCAGCTGTCGTGGCGCAACGGGCAGGCGTTCGTGTACGACGCGCGCACCCTGAAGCGCATGGGCACCCTGCCGTACGAGGGCGAGGGGTGGGGCCTCACGACGGACGGGACGCGCCTGATTCAGAGTGACGGCAGTGATCAGCTAACGTTCCGGGACCCGCAGACATTCCGGGTGCTGGGGCGCGTGCGCGTGACGGACGCCGGGCAGGGCGTCGTGAACCTGAACGAACTGGAGTTCGTGAACGGGCAGGTGTACGCGAACGTGTGGATGACGGACCGCATCGCGCGGATCGACGCGAAGACCGGCCGGGTGACGGCGTGGCTGGACCTGTCGGCCGTGGCGCGCCAGCACCCCCGAGTCGACCCGGATGACGTGCTGAACGGTATTGCGTACGACGCGAAAACCGGTCACCTGCTGGTGACCGGGAAACGCTGGAACAGGCTGTACGAGCTCAAGCTGCCCTGAGCGGGCCACCCGGGCTCAGGGCCGTGCGGGGAGGCGGGCGTCCACGCGGGCGGTGATGTGGGCGCTCAGGGCCTCCTGCGGGCGCGTGGCGTCGAGCACCTCGAAACGTGCGGGTTCGGCGGCGGCGAGATCCAGGAAGCGGGCGCGCACGCGGGTGTGAAAGTCGAGGTCGGCACGCTCCAGGCGGTCCGGCTGGCCGCGCGCCGCGACGCGGCCCAGGCCGACGCTCGGGTCGAGGTCGAGCAGGAACGTCAGGTGCGGCGTGAGCCCGCCGGTCGCTTCGTGCGTGATGCGGCGCAGCAGCTCGCTGCTCAGCCCGCGCCCGCCGCCCTGGTACGCGAGGCTGCTGTCGAAGTACCGGTCGCAGATCACGACCTCGCCGCGCGCGAGGGCCGGGCGGATGACGTCCGTGACGAGCTGCGCGCGACTGGCGCTGTACAGCAGGAATTCCGGCAGCGGGTCGATCTGAAGGGTCGGGTCAAGGAGAACGTCGCGGACGCGCGTGCCGAAGGGCGTGCCGCCGGGTTCGCGCGTGAGGGTGTGCGGCACGCCGAGCGCGGCGAGATGCGCGGTGAGGGCGCGCACCTGCGTGCTCTTTCCCGCGCCCTCGGGCCCTTCGAAGGTGATGAACAGCCCCGCGCTCACAGGCCGCTGGGGTGGTGCAGGAACTGCCAGGGCAGCCCGAACGTCTCCTCGATGCGCGCGGCGAGGGCGCGCACGCCGAACACCTCGGTGTCGTAGTGCCCGGCGTAGATGGCGTTCACGCCGTACTCGAAGGGGTCACTGAACGCCTGGTGCTTGGGTTCGCCGGTGATGAACGTGTCGAGGCCTTCACGGGCCGCCTGGGGGATGTGGTCGCTGGCGCTGCCGCTGATGATGCCGACGCGGTGCACCTCGCCGGGGCCGCCGCCGTGCACGAGGCAGATCTCGCCGGTGAGTTTCTGGATGCGGTCCGCGAGGTCCTGGAGGCTCATGGGGAACGGCAGGGTGCCCTGCACGCCGATCTTCAGGCCCTTGTAGTCGCCGAAGCCGCTGCGGTTCTGGAGGCTCAGGGCGCTGGCGATCATGGCGTTGTTGCCGAGTTCCGGGTGCAGGTCGAGGGGGATGTGGCTGGTGTACAGGCTGAGGCCGGCGTCGAGTGCGGCCTGCACGCGGCGTTTGTGCGGGCCGGTGAGCATCATGGGCTGACCCCAGAACAGGCCGTGGTGCGTGATGAGCAGGTCCGCGCCGGCGTCGGCGGCGTCCTGGATGGTGTTGAGGGTGGCGTCGACGGCCACGGCGATGCGGCGCACGTCGCTGCGCCCTTCGATCTGGAGGCCGTTGTTGCTGATGTCGGGGATGGCTCGGGTGTTCAGGGTGGTGTCGAGCCACCCGACGAGGTCCGTGAGGGGAACGCTGGCGGGCGTGGTCATGCGGGGATTGTATAGCGCCTAGTGAGTGGGAACGCTGCTGTGGTGACCTTCGACGATTTCGAGGCGGTTCCCGAAGGGGTCGCGCAGGTACGCGCGGCGCAGCGGGGCGAGGCGCGTGTCCTCCTCGGCGGGGATGCCGTGCGCGCGCGCGTGCGCGAGGAGGGCCGTGAGGTCGCCGGTGCGCAGGCAGGGGTGGCCTTTGTCCCGCGCGGTGAAGTCCTGCACGGTGCCGGTGTGGAGTTGCCGGCCGTCGGGCAGGGCGAACCAGACGCCGCCGTTGGCCTGGAGCGCGGCGGGTTTCTGGAGTTCGGGCAGGCCGAGGAAGGTGCCGTAGAAGGCGCGGGCGGCGTCCTCATGGGCGGGGGGCGCTTCGATCTGGACGTGGTCGAGGCCGGTGATCATGCGCGCAGCGTACACCCCTTGAAGGTGTTGTTCCCATAGGGGGAACGGCTTCCCCGAGCAGCCACTCGGGCCCGCAGGGCGCTCAGAGGTCCATCAGCCCTGGCCAGTACGGTCATGCCCCATCCTTGTCCTGTGGGCCCTGCGGACCCCAACGGTGCCCCACACGCGGAGCGCGCACGCCCCTGGCCATCAATCCACTCCGCACGCCCCTCTGCCAAACGTACCCCTGCACCCTGCAGCGCAGCCAAGTCAACACCGCGTGGACGTTCGGCTGGCCGGAGGGGACGCGGCCCACGTACTGCACATGGCTCCAGGCGGTGCTGGAGCTTGAGGGCCGCCCGGGCCGCTGGATCACAGCAGCGTCAGGCTGCTGTTCCGCAGCAGGAATCGCCTGACAGCAGGCGAGCACGCCATGGAAGTCGCCCTGCTGCGGGCCGCGGAACGGGCGTGTAGCTCATGACCGGGGTACCTCATCGCGACCCCTCAGCCGCTGGACCGCCCTGGGCGGGCTTCCGTACGTCGCCCGTTGCGGTGCCAGCCCGAATCGGGGCGTGTGGGTCCGCTGGCTGCAGCAGTAACCCTGAGTCCCGCACGACCCTTATTGCTCAAAATGCAGGGGCGGACGGGCGTGCACCCATCCGCCCGTTCCCGTGCGCGGTTACTTCGTGGGACGGCTGGCGGCCATCTCCACGTACCCTTCGATCAGGTGCACGATCACCGGGTTGTGCGTGTGCACGCCGTGCGCCTCGCCGAGCGCCGGGTCGTCGTGGAAGTGCGCGACCACGGCGGCCTCGCCGTCACGGGCGAGCAGGAACGCCCGCTGTCCCGCCACGGCGATGGGCGGCAGGCCGGTCAGGCCGGCGCGGCGTACGTGCACGCCGCGCGGCGTGAGGCGCTCCAGGCGTTCGGCGAGTTCGGTGTCGCCTGCGAGGACCAGGGAGCGGCGGGCGTTCAGGGTGAGGTCCTCAAGCATGGCGCGTACGGCGGCCTCGCCGTACAGGTGGTACACGGCTTCCGGCGCGGGCTCCGGCGTGAGGCGGGACAGGTCGCGGTCCAGGGCGTCGAGGCGGTCGTCGAAGGAGCGGCGCGCGCGGGCAAGGTACTCGCGGGCGCTGAGCGGAGCGTACTCCAGGGGGTTCTGGCCGACGCGGGCGGCGAGGCCGCGCCCTTCAAGGCGTTCCAGGGTTTCGTAGATTTTCGGGCGGGGGATGCCGGCTTGCCGTGCCACGCGCGCGGGCACCGCGCGCCCCAGGGCGAGCAGCGCAGTGTACGCGCGCGCCTCGTATTCGGTGAGGCCCAGCGCCTGAAGGTGAATCACGGCACTCATTCCTCCCCAGCATACGGGAAAACCCCCGCCGCGGCGGGGGTCCTCCGTTCAGGGGCGTGCGGAGTTACTTCGCGAGGACTTCGAGGGCCTTGGCAAGCTCCGCGTCGGTTTTCACGTCGACGGTCGCTTCGCCCTGGCTGCTGCTGCGCTGAGGGCGTTTCACGTCGTCGATGAACGTGAACTTGCCGTCCTTGTCGGCGGTGGCGGTGACGGTGCGGCCGCCGATGTTCACGGTGAGCTTCGTGCCGGCAGGAACGCCGCTGCCGCTGAAGTTCAGGGGCGTGGGGTAGCGGGTGTCCTTCACGGTGATTTCCGGCGTGATGCCCTTGCCGTGAATCTGGCGCCCGAGCGGCGTCAGCCATTCGTTCGTGACAATGACGGCGCGGCCGCCGTCGGCGGTCGTGAACGGCGACTGCGCGACGCCCTTCCCGAAGCTCTTCTCGCCGATGAGCGTGGCGCGCTTGTAGTCCTGCAGGGCGCCAGCGACGATCTCGCTCGCGGAGGCGCTGTTGCCGTTGATCAGCACCACGAGTTTGCCGGTGTAGTCGCCGGCTTCCTTGCGGGCGTCACCGACGACCTGCGTGCGGCCGGAGCGGTCGCGCAGGCTGACGATCTTGCCGCTCGGCAGGAACTTGTCAGCGACGAACACGCCGGCGTTCAGAAGACCGCCGCCGTTGTCGCGCAGGTCGAGGATCATCTTCTTCACGCCGCGCTTCTCGGCGTCGCTCACGGCGCGCTCGAACTGCTCTTCGACCTTCTCGTTGTAGAAGGTGTTCAGCGCGATGTAGGCAACGTCGCCGCCCGCCTGCTTCAGGGTGGCCGTTTCGACGGCGGCGATCACCACGGGGCTGCGTTCGATGACGACCTCGTACGTGCTGCTGCCGCGCCCGAAGGTGATGCGGACCTTCGTGCCCTTCTCGCCGCGCACCTTCGTGACGATATCGTTCACGCTGGCGGTGCTGACGTCCTGCCCGTCGATCTTCAGGAAGCGGTCACCGGCCTGCACGCCCGCGCGCGCAGCCGCGTTGTCCTTGTAGACGACGTCGACCTGGCCGCCCACGCCGTCCTTGCCGGGTGCGAGGAGCACGCCGATGCCGTAGAACTCGCCGGCGAGGTTCTGCTCGTCGACCTTGTTCTCTTCGGGCGGCGCGTAGTACGTGAACTGGTCATTCAGGGACGCGAGCATGCCGTTGATGGCGCCGCGCAGCAGGTCGTCGACCTTCACGGGTTTGAGGTAGTTGGCGTTCGTGAACGCGAGGACCTGCTGGAAGGTCTGCCCGACCTTGCTGGCGTTCAGGTTCACGGGGGACGCCTGCGTCTGGAACTGGGCGTACCCGACAGCGGCGGTGGCGGCCAGGGCGCCCGCCACGAGGAGCGTGCGGTTGCGGTTGTTCATCACCGTCCACGATAGCGGGTGCAGGTGAAGGACGCCTAAGGCGCGCACGACAATTCCGGCGGCGCGTCCGTCCTCACACGCGCGCGGCCCTCACCCCTAAAATACCGGGGACTCATGTTACGCCAGGCCCCTGCCCTCCCCTACCGTCACGCCCGTGGCCGCACCGAGCAGGAGCGCGCGTGATTCAGTTTCATCACGTGTCCCTCGCGTATCCCGTGACCGGCACGCACGCCCTCGAGGACATCAATCTGCACGTCAAGAAAGGCGAGTTCGTGTACCTGGTCGGGCACAGCGGCGCTGGCAAAAGCAGCTTCATGAACCTGATCCTGAAACGCACCCTGCCGACCAGCGGGCAGGTGTACATCGCCGGGGAGTCACTCAGCCGCTACCGTGGGCGGCGCGTCGCGCAGCACCGCCGGCGCATCGGCATGGTGTTTCAGGACAACCTGCTGCTGCCCCACCTGAGCGTGCACGACAATATCGCGTTCGCGCTGCGCGTCACGGGCGCGCCCGAGCGGGAGTGGGGCGCGCGCGTCGGGAACGCCCTGCGGGTGGTGGGGCTGGACCACAAGCGGCACGCGCTGCCGATTCAGTTGTCGCAGGGGGAGCAGCAGCGCATCGCCATTGCGCGCGCCATCGTGACGGAGCCGGCGCTGCTGCTCGCAGATGAGCCGACCGGGAACCTCGACCCGGACAACAGCCGCGACATCCTGAAGGTCCTGCAGCACGTGAATCTGCGCGGCACGACCGTGGTGCTCGCGACGCACGCGCGGGACCTCGTGGAGACGTTCCGGCACCGGACCATCACGCTGCGTCAGGGTCGCCTGGTGCGCGATGACCCGTACGGGGGGTACGCGCTGTGAGGTGGCATTTCCGTCAGGCGTGGCTGGCCGCGCGCGGCAACATGACGGCCGCGGTTGCCACGCTGACGACCATGACGCTCACGCTGCTGATCCTGGGGTTCGTGGTGCTGCTCACGCAGAACGCCTCACGGGCGCTGGCGCAGCTGGAAGCGCAGGTGGAGGTCGCGGCGTTCCTGCGGGACGGCACGGACACGCAGGGGCTGCTGCGGCGCGTGCGGACGTTGCCGGGCGTGCAGGACGCGCGGCTCGTCACGAAGGTGCAGGTGCTGGAGGAGATGACCCGGGATTACCCGTACGCGAAGGACGCCGCGGACCTCGCCGGGAACCCGTTCCCGGACACGCTGCGGCTGCGGGTCGCGCGCGTGGAGGATTCCCGCACGGTCGCCGCGAGCGTCTCGCGGCTGGAGGGCGTGCAGGACGTCGAGTATGGCGCCGGGTACGTGGACCAGACGGTGCGGACGCTCTCGGCGGTGCGCGGCGCGGGGTACGTGCTGGTGGGCCTGCTGCTGATCGGGTCGCTGTTCAACATCCTGAACGCGGTGCGGGTGGCGATGTACGCGCGGCGCAATGAGATCAGCGTGATGCGCCTGCTGGGCGCCACGCGCGGCTTCATCCGGCTGCCGTACCTGCTGGAGGGCGTGCTGCTGGGCATCCTGGCGGGCGTCATCGCCGGGAGTGTGCTGTACCCGGCGTACGTGCAGCTGGCGGCGCGCGTGCAGACGCTCGCGCCGGTCCTGCCGGTCATCACGGACCCGCAGGCGCTGCTGATGGTGCTGGGCGCCCTCGTGGGCCTGGGGGCGCTGGTGGGCCTGATCGGGAGCTTCATCGCGTCGGGCCGCTACCTGCGGGAGCTGGAGTGACGCGCCGCCTGGCCGTGCCGCTGACGTTGACGCTGCTCGCCGTGCTCGCGGGCGCGCAGACGACCAGCCAGAAGCTGCAGGACCTGCAGCAGCAGTTGCAGCAGCAGCGGGCGCTGAGCGCGCAGCAGGCGCAGGCGCTGCAGCGCCTGCGGGAGCGTATCAGCACGCTGGGCGCGCAGGGGCAGGCGGCGCTGGAACGTATCGACGCGCTCGCGGCCAGCATCTCCTCGCAGGAGCAGGCCGTGCAGGCGACGCGCGCGCGTACACAGGCGGTGCAGGTCAGCATCGCCACGCTGGACGCGCAGATGGGCGTGACGCAGGCGCGCGTGGAGCAGTTGCAGGCGAGCGTGCGGGCCCTGATGAACGCCCTGTACCGCGAGCGGAGTGAGCGGTACCTGCAGCTGCTGGCGCAGGCGCGGACGCTGCCGGACCTGCTGGTGCGCGCGCGCTACGCGAACCTGAGCGGGCAACAGAACGTCCGCCTGATTCAGATGCTCCGCACGGAACGGGCGCAGCTGGACGCGCAGCGCGCGGAGCAGGCGAAGCTCGCGGCGGAACTCGCGGCGCTGCAGGCGCGGCAGCTCGCGCAGCTGGAGAAGCTGCGGGACGCGCGCGCGCAGCAGCAGCAGCTCTACGCGCAGCTGCGTCAGAGCGAGGCGGGGCAGCGGGCGCTGGCGGTGCAGACGCAGGCGCAGCAGGCGATCACCGGGCAGAACATCGACGCGATTGTGCAGAACATCCAGCAGGAGCGCGCGCGTCTCGCGGAGGAGCGCCGCCGCCGCCTGGAGGAGGAACGCAAGCGGCGCGAGGCGGAGGCGCGGCGCATCCGGGAAGCGCAGGAGCGCGCGCGGCGTGAGCAGGCACGTCTCGCGGAACTCGCGCGGCAGCAGGAGGCGCGGCGCCGGGCTGCGGCGGCGGCGGCCGCGGCGCAGCAGGCGGCGTCGCAGCGTGCTGCGGAAGCGTCGAAGCGCGCGGCGGAGGCGGCGCGGCAGCGCGAGGAGGCGCAGCGGGTGCAGGCGGCGCGGGCGCGCGTCACGGCGGAACAGCAGGCGCTCGCGCAACGTCAGGAACAACTGGACGTGCAGGCCGCGCAGGCGGAGGCGCTCGCGGCGCCGCTGCCGAGCAGCGTGGGGGCCCTGGCGTTCCCGCTGCCGGGCGGGCGGGTGAGCAGCGCGTTCGGGGCGTCCGGGCCGTGGGTGGTGCTGAGCGGCGCGCCCGGGCAGACGGCGGTGGCGGCGGCGCGCGCGGACGTGCTGGCGGTCACGAACAACGCGAACCTCGGCTGGGTGGTGCTGCTGGATCACGGTGCGGCGATCAGCGCGTACTTCGGGCTGTCGCAGCCGCTGGTGCAGGCGGGCGACCGGGTGGAGCGCGGCGCGAACGTCGGCGTGGTGGGCGGCAGTCCGCAGTTCGGCGCGGACAGCATGGCCATGCAGCTGATCCGCATTGATGGAGGCGTGCGCCGCGTCGTCGCGCCGGACTTCTGAGGCGTTGAGCAACGCCCCTGAGCTGGCCTGAGGTGCTGCGCACGCTGGAGGATGTGCGCCCTGATGTTCCTGTTCGGTGCGTCCTGGGCGCAGCAGACGCGCCGGACGCCTGAGGCGGGTGGTTCGCGGGGTGGTGTTCGCGCCGGTCACCGGGTTGGGCTTGCTGCACCGGACCGCTGTGAGGGCCGGTGCGCGAGGGGCCCTTGCTGCGTGGGCGGCGCGTTTGCTACACTTCTTCGGTGCGCTCCGGCTGGCTGCTGACGGGCGTGCAACAAGCCCAACCCTCAACCCACTGGAGTTCTTCTATCATGGTGAAAATCCGTCTGTCGCGTTTCGGCTCGAAGCACAACCCGCACTACCGTATCGTCGTCGCTGACGTCCGCCGTCCCCGTGACGGTGGCTACATCGAGAGCATCGGCTATTACGACCCCCGCAAGACCACCGAGAACTTCCTGAAGGTCGACGCGGACCGTGCGGCGTACTGGCTCAGCCAGGGTGCGCAGCCCACGATGACGGCCCGCCGCCTGCTCAAGGCGCAGGGCGTCCAGGTCAAGTAAGCGCGACCTGCGTTCGGCCGCCGCACGTTCGTGCGGCGGCTTTTGTTTGGCTGCGTGCGGGGCATGCGGCGCGACCGGGCAGGTTCGGCTTTATAATTCGCGGCATGAAGACCGACGTGGCGGAACTCACGCTGTTTCTGGCGCAGAGCATGGTGGATCAGCCGTCGCAGGTGCGGGTATCGCAGCGCGGCGGGAACGTGCTGGTGCGCGTGGCGCCCGGCGAGGAGGGCCGCCTGATCGGCCGGCAGGGACGCGTCATTCAGGCGATGCGGACGCTGGTGCGCGCGGTCGCGGACCCGCGCGAGCGGGTGAGTGTGGATCTGGACGCGCCCCGGCGCGAACGATAAGCGCAGCGGGCGCGCGGGCGGCGGGGCAGCCCGTCCGCCCGCGCGCGTCTTGGAGGGAAGACATGGCGGAATTGATTCGGGTAGGGCATGTGCTTGCGCCGTTCGGCGTGCAGGGCGCAGTGAAGGTGTACGTGATCGGCGATCCGGAGCAGCTGCTGGACCTGACGCGCGTGAGTGTCGAGAAGCTCGGCTGGCTGCGCGTTACGGGCGTGGAGCTGCACGGGCCCGGCGTGGTCATGGCGCTGGCTGGCGTCGCGGACCGGACGGCGGCGGAGCGCCTGCGCAACCGCGGTGTGTATGTGGACGAGGCGGAGCTGCCGCCGCTGGATGACGGGTCGTACTACTACCATGAGCTCACGGGGCTGCCGGTGGTCGCGCCGGACGGGCGCACGCTCGGCGACGTGCGGGACGTGATGGACGGCGGGCACCAGGACCTGCTGGTGG encodes:
- the rimM gene encoding ribosome maturation factor RimM (Essential for efficient processing of 16S rRNA) — its product is MAELIRVGHVLAPFGVQGAVKVYVIGDPEQLLDLTRVSVEKLGWLRVTGVELHGPGVVMALAGVADRTAAERLRNRGVYVDEAELPPLDDGSYYYHELTGLPVVAPDGRTLGDVRDVMDGGHQDLLVVRHPRGESLVPLQAPYVEVVRGERIVLDAPPGLLGDEPGDDA
- a CDS encoding S41 family peptidase, whose amino-acid sequence is MNNRNRTLLVAGALAATAAVGYAQFQTQASPVNLNASKVGQTFQQVLAFTNANYLKPVKVDDLLRGAINGMLASLNDQFTYYAPPEENKVDEQNLAGEFYGIGVLLAPGKDGVGGQVDVVYKDNAAARAGVQAGDRFLKIDGQDVSTASVNDIVTKVRGEKGTKVRITFGRGSSTYEVVIERSPVVIAAVETATLKQAGGDVAYIALNTFYNEKVEEQFERAVSDAEKRGVKKMILDLRDNGGGLLNAGVFVADKFLPSGKIVSLRDRSGRTQVVGDARKEAGDYTGKLVVLINGNSASASEIVAGALQDYKRATLIGEKSFGKGVAQSPFTTADGGRAVIVTNEWLTPLGRQIHGKGITPEITVKDTRYPTPLNFSGSGVPAGTKLTVNIGGRTVTATADKDGKFTFIDDVKRPQRSSSQGEATVDVKTDAELAKALEVLAK
- a CDS encoding glutaminyl-peptide cyclotransferase, encoding MVVRPVMVLLSAALAVFSVSAAPSPSRAPILKPSVVRTYPHDPRAFTEGLVLDGSTLLEGTGLNGQSEVRRVALETGAVLARAAVPREVFGEGVTVLNGRVYQLSWRNGQAFVYDARTLKRMGTLPYEGEGWGLTTDGTRLIQSDGSDQLTFRDPQTFRVLGRVRVTDAGQGVVNLNELEFVNGQVYANVWMTDRIARIDAKTGRVTAWLDLSAVARQHPRVDPDDVLNGIAYDAKTGHLLVTGKRWNRLYELKLP
- the ftsE gene encoding cell division ATP-binding protein FtsE; amino-acid sequence: MIQFHHVSLAYPVTGTHALEDINLHVKKGEFVYLVGHSGAGKSSFMNLILKRTLPTSGQVYIAGESLSRYRGRRVAQHRRRIGMVFQDNLLLPHLSVHDNIAFALRVTGAPEREWGARVGNALRVVGLDHKRHALPIQLSQGEQQRIAIARAIVTEPALLLADEPTGNLDPDNSRDILKVLQHVNLRGTTVVLATHARDLVETFRHRTITLRQGRLVRDDPYGGYAL
- a CDS encoding nuclear transport factor 2 family protein, which codes for MNLTERFMQALQSTEQQRDPAPLVELYTEDGTSENLTRETHRGHDGAQQFWTAYLGNFQDIRSEFTHHADGERLGVMEWVSRGTLKDGRPIEYRGVSIIEKDGERVAAFRTYYDSAAFVAPAADTNGA
- a CDS encoding cell division protein FtsX, which codes for MRWHFRQAWLAARGNMTAAVATLTTMTLTLLILGFVVLLTQNASRALAQLEAQVEVAAFLRDGTDTQGLLRRVRTLPGVQDARLVTKVQVLEEMTRDYPYAKDAADLAGNPFPDTLRLRVARVEDSRTVAASVSRLEGVQDVEYGAGYVDQTVRTLSAVRGAGYVLVGLLLIGSLFNILNAVRVAMYARRNEISVMRLLGATRGFIRLPYLLEGVLLGILAGVIAGSVLYPAYVQLAARVQTLAPVLPVITDPQALLMVLGALVGLGALVGLIGSFIASGRYLRELE
- a CDS encoding Nif3-like dinuclear metal center hexameric protein → MTTPASVPLTDLVGWLDTTLNTRAIPDISNNGLQIEGRSDVRRIAVAVDATLNTIQDAADAGADLLITHHGLFWGQPMMLTGPHKRRVQAALDAGLSLYTSHIPLDLHPELGNNAMIASALSLQNRSGFGDYKGLKIGVQGTLPFPMSLQDLADRIQKLTGEICLVHGGGPGEVHRVGIISGSASDHIPQAAREGLDTFITGEPKHQAFSDPFEYGVNAIYAGHYDTEVFGVRALAARIEETFGLPWQFLHHPSGL
- a CDS encoding KH domain-containing protein, translating into MKTDVAELTLFLAQSMVDQPSQVRVSQRGGNVLVRVAPGEEGRLIGRQGRVIQAMRTLVRAVADPRERVSVDLDAPRRER
- a CDS encoding TrmB family transcriptional regulator — its product is MSAVIHLQALGLTEYEARAYTALLALGRAVPARVARQAGIPRPKIYETLERLEGRGLAARVGQNPLEYAPLSAREYLARARRSFDDRLDALDRDLSRLTPEPAPEAVYHLYGEAAVRAMLEDLTLNARRSLVLAGDTELAERLERLTPRGVHVRRAGLTGLPPIAVAGQRAFLLARDGEAAVVAHFHDDPALGEAHGVHTHNPVIVHLIEGYVEMAASRPTK
- a CDS encoding VOC family protein encodes the protein MITGLDHVQIEAPPAHEDAARAFYGTFLGLPELQKPAALQANGGVWFALPDGRQLHTGTVQDFTARDKGHPCLRTGDLTALLAHARAHGIPAEEDTRLAPLRRAYLRDPFGNRLEIVEGHHSSVPTH
- the tmk gene encoding dTMP kinase, whose product is MSAGLFITFEGPEGAGKSTQVRALTAHLAALGVPHTLTREPGGTPFGTRVRDVLLDPTLQIDPLPEFLLYSASRAQLVTDVIRPALARGEVVICDRYFDSSLAYQGGGRGLSSELLRRITHEATGGLTPHLTFLLDLDPSVGLGRVAARGQPDRLERADLDFHTRVRARFLDLAAAEPARFEVLDATRPQEALSAHITARVDARLPARP
- the rpsP gene encoding 30S ribosomal protein S16: MVKIRLSRFGSKHNPHYRIVVADVRRPRDGGYIESIGYYDPRKTTENFLKVDADRAAYWLSQGAQPTMTARRLLKAQGVQVK
- a CDS encoding peptidoglycan DD-metalloendopeptidase family protein; translation: MTRRLAVPLTLTLLAVLAGAQTTSQKLQDLQQQLQQQRALSAQQAQALQRLRERISTLGAQGQAALERIDALAASISSQEQAVQATRARTQAVQVSIATLDAQMGVTQARVEQLQASVRALMNALYRERSERYLQLLAQARTLPDLLVRARYANLSGQQNVRLIQMLRTERAQLDAQRAEQAKLAAELAALQARQLAQLEKLRDARAQQQQLYAQLRQSEAGQRALAVQTQAQQAITGQNIDAIVQNIQQERARLAEERRRRLEEERKRREAEARRIREAQERARREQARLAELARQQEARRRAAAAAAAAQQAASQRAAEASKRAAEAARQREEAQRVQAARARVTAEQQALAQRQEQLDVQAAQAEALAAPLPSSVGALAFPLPGGRVSSAFGASGPWVVLSGAPGQTAVAAARADVLAVTNNANLGWVVLLDHGAAISAYFGLSQPLVQAGDRVERGANVGVVGGSPQFGADSMAMQLIRIDGGVRRVVAPDF